Proteins from one Esox lucius isolate fEsoLuc1 chromosome 19, fEsoLuc1.pri, whole genome shotgun sequence genomic window:
- the LOC105018344 gene encoding GTPase HRas, producing the protein MTEYKLVVVGAGGVGKSALTIQLIQNHFVDEYDPTIEDSYRKQVVIDGETCLLDILDTAGQEEYSAMRDQYMRTGEGFLCVFAINNTKSFEDIHQYREQIKRVKDSDDVPMVLVGNKCDLPARTVDTRQAQELARSYGIPYIETSAKTRQGVEDAFYTLVREIRQHKLRKLNPPDESGQDCMSCRCVVS; encoded by the exons ATGACGGAGTACAAGCTGGTAGTGGTGGGGGCTGGAGGTGTGGGGAAGAGTGCACTCACCATCCAGCTCATCCAGAACCACTTTGTGGACGAATACGACCCCACTATagag gaCTCGTACAGGAAGCAGGTGGTGATTGACGGGGAGACGTGTCTTCTGGACATCCTGGACACTGCAGGTCAGGAGGAGTACAGCGCCATGAGGGACCAGTACatgaggacaggagagggcttCCTCTGTGTCTTCGCCATCAACAACACCAAGTCCTTCGAGGACATCCACCAgtacag AGAACAGATCAAGCGTGTGAAGGACTCTGATGATGTGCCCATGGTGCTCGTGGGTAATAAATGTGATCTTCCCGCGCGTACTGTGGACACACGGCAAGCACAGGAACTGGCCCGCAGCTACGGAATTCCCTATATCGAGACCTCAGCCAAGACACGACAG GGGGTAGAGGATGCCTTCTACACTCTGGTCAGGGAGATCAGGCAGCACAAGCTGAGGAAGCTCAATCCTCCTGACGAGAGCGGACAGGACTGTATGAGCTGCCGCTGTGTGGTGTCGTGA